In the Halichoerus grypus chromosome 4, mHalGry1.hap1.1, whole genome shotgun sequence genome, one interval contains:
- the TEX51 gene encoding testis-expressed protein 51 — MLLLLVGCLLPAINGKSCLHCWPQLPALIDYDLQILWGSPGPPRELSQSLHSLFLKRDYVFLEPWYLDHDHMEEATAKLFNHVDEAIKKFRDDKPSLLEEINVQKQVFTDRLNQMSEKLKEKACNKSCDIHSTLEVINCANCKTHLLTCKDPTLCPGPVAPEYTGEKLEILGDGGKKGEHNSNQALVAGEQRCGGDGTSTTETPGPKPAKEKKESHLNVRRILRASSTPKEGLQGEPWASAAGSERVQSGEH; from the exons ATGCTGCTCCTCCTGGTTGGCTGTCTCTTGCCTGCCATCAATGGGAAGAGCTGCCTCCACTGCTGGCCACAACTGCCTGCATTGATAGACTATGACCTGCAGATTCTTTGGGGCTCTCCAGGGCCACCCAGAGAACTCTCCCAAAGTCTCCACTCCCTATTCTTGAAAAGGGATTATGTCTTCTTAGAACCTTGGTATCTTG ATCATGACCATATGGAGGAAGCAACAGCCAAATTATTCAATCACGTAGATGAAGCCATCAAGAAGTTTCGAGATG ATAAACCATCACTTCTGGAAGAGATTAATGTCCAGAAACAGGTGTTTACTGACAGGCTGAATCAGATGTCTGAGAAGCTGAAGGAGAAGG CCTGCAATAAGTCCTGTG ACATACACTCCACACTGGAGGTCATCAATTGTGCCAACTGCAAGACACACCTTCTTACCTGCAAAGACCCGACTCTCTGCCCAG GTCCTGTGGCTCCAGAATACACTGGAGAAAAATTAGAGATATTGGG TGATGGTGGGAAGAAGGGGGAGCACAACAGTAATCAAGCTTTGGTAGCTGGAGAGCAGAGGTGTGGAGGCGATGGAACTAGCACCACCGAGACACCAGGGCCAAagccagcaaaggagaaaaaggagtccCACCTGAATGTCCGCAGAATCCTGAGAGCCAGCAGCACACCAAAGGAGGGCTTGCAGGGGGAGCCATGGGCCTCTGCTGCAGGCAGTGAGAGAGTGCAGAGTGGGGAACACTAA